ACGGACCTGCAGGACACTGCGCGTCGAGGGCGAAGAGTGCATGATTTCTACGCTGATGGGCGTGCCGCAGGTGATGCCGCATTCGTTCGATGTGGATGGTGTCGGAAACGTGCAGGGCGTGGACGTGAATGTGGGCAATCCGCATTTCGTGGTCTTCACTGATGCCGAGGATTTTTCCTCGCATGGACTGTCCTGGGAAGAACTGGGGGCGAAGATCTGTACGCATCCTGCGTTTCCGTCGGGAACGAACGTGGAGTTTGTCCGCGTACTGGATGAGGACCGCATCGAGTTTCGTATCTTTGAACGCGGCGTTGGACCGACGCATTCTTCGGGAACGGGAACGTGCGCTTCGAGCGCGGCGAGTATCGCTCTTCGTGGCGCTGGGCATATTCTTGCGGCAACGTCGATTGGTGGAACACAGCAGGTTGTCTGGCCTGCGCGTGATGAAGAGATGGAGTTGACCGGGCCTGCGGAGATTGTTTGCGTCGGTGAAGTAAGCGTCGATGAGGTGCTGGGTTGAAGCTGCGCGCGCTGCGAGCAGGTGGACGCATCGCCGTTATCTCTCCAGCGAGCGCGCCGAAGGCCGAAGCCGTGGAGCGCGGCGTGGAACGCCTCTGTGCTCTTGGATATGAAGTCGTACTAG
This genomic stretch from Terriglobus saanensis SP1PR4 harbors:
- the dapF gene encoding diaminopimelate epimerase, whose protein sequence is MIPFVKAHACGNDFLIVEENLAQGRHAELARRLCARTTSVGADGVEFLERTAEGAFNLRLFNADGSEAELSGNGTRCVAAWLAVHERIMEVTLHTHGGPRTCRTLRVEGEECMISTLMGVPQVMPHSFDVDGVGNVQGVDVNVGNPHFVVFTDAEDFSSHGLSWEELGAKICTHPAFPSGTNVEFVRVLDEDRIEFRIFERGVGPTHSSGTGTCASSAASIALRGAGHILAATSIGGTQQVVWPARDEEMELTGPAEIVCVGEVSVDEVLG